A region of the Primulina eburnea isolate SZY01 chromosome 7, ASM2296580v1, whole genome shotgun sequence genome:
atggttgacccgtctcacagatgatgatccgtgagacggtctcacatgagattcacTCCAATTTAAAAATAACGTGTGGAAAATTACATGATCTAATCATGGAACTAACATAATCATATGACTCTCTGATCCCACAATTGATGTTGACACAatagtagatctcttgtgagacggtctcacgaatatttatctgtgagacgggtccatcctactgatattcacaataaaaagtaatattattagaataaaaagtagagtgggtctcatgtgagaccgtctcacggatcataatctgtgagacggttcaaccctacccatattcataataaaaaataatactcttagcataaaaacaatacttttttcatggatgacccaaataagagatctgtctcacaaatacgacccgtgagaccatctcacacaagtttttgtctaaaagtaatatttttttttatagatgacccaaataagagatatgtctcacaaaatacgacccgtgagaccgtctcacataaaatTTTTACTGTGATACAAATATCATGTGTTCCGTTGTCATTATCTAAAAATGGTGGAATAATTATGAGGTCGTCAAGTTGACCTACTTTGGGTTTTGGTGTACTGAATAATCGAAGTTACTCGCAAATGATAAGACACTTGGAACATGCCATACAGCTAGCTTCATCCCTTCATACCAAAACGAATAATCCCACTTTCGTTTTTCGTGCGTAGAAAGAGTTACATAATAATAGTCAACTACGTTTCTTGGAATGAACTTAGTTAAATTCTTTGTTCCAAAAAAATTGTGTAAGAAACCCTTTGTGACTCACACCATCTCTGGATCATAAAAATGCGCACTGGAAATTTCGACTTAATTTACATGTCTCGTTACATTATAAAAATACGTAACTTCAATTATAAGTAGCATTGTACATTTTATTGTTAGAGTATCGTTTTCTCGCACTCAAGGTGCagtgaaaatttaataattttagttTTTACATTCAAAACGTTCTTGACCGTCATATGATTTATAACATTAATAAGGTATTTTAGTTTATTTACATTTGTATATTAAACGCCGTGCTCCGACTATTCCGGTTTTTAAGTGGATATTGTACTTCTTTTAATTCCCTACGAATGGATCTCCCTCCTTCGATATTTGACTGCaactatttattttatacacGTGTCGCTGTCATCAGATCGAAATctatatcatcctcaagaaGAAGAAAATACGTCTAATCATGTTCATGATCAGAGACTGAATTTCTTGTTTAGATCGCACTAGAGATCCTAAACAATTTTGCTTGATACTTGATCACCGTAGTTTCAGAGATTTTGCGGGGATTATGGCCGACTATTCCGGTTTTTAAGTGGAAATTTTGACTCGAGGGAAGAGAGAGaaattttgacaccaaaatTGTGTGCAAAAATAGTCTAATTTCATATGATtattaatgaaatatttatacaCTTCTGATCACATCAGGTGTCCTCCTATTAAGATTCATAATCCTTCTTGCAGATTTTGATATTTAGGGTATCATGGTAAGAACGTCTAGTAGTATCGACCCATGATACCCTAAATATCACTGATAGTATCTGCAAAAACTTTAAATTATGATTAGCGTATAATATGgtctcttcaactcatatatcctgatcgaAGCTGCAACATTGATATATTGAGATTTGCATTTGAATTCAATAACGACGTgatgtatctttgagtaataatagcGACATTGTATGTGTAAGTAGGAAACCACATTTCCCTAAAAGACATTTTTTTTCTCTATCCAGAGGCTCATTGTACTATTaactcattagatcacataTGATATCTTCACTCATAGAAAAATAGTGAATCcccaactacaatgcatttACTCATATGTATTTCAGAATTACATCCAACCTCGCCACTTGATGACCCTCAATGTAGTCGGTAAAcgaatcaaagtgcatgctagtttGCAGAACCTTTACGACGTCCCGgatcaaaggactaatggtatacaaCTATAAGAACGAATTATTCCACTTGATAATTGATAACAATTTGGACAATCCTATttagggttgttcagtgcatcatcatatgatcacttaTCTATATGAATGGACATCTTCATTTCCTTACCAATGAAATATGGCGTTTACATAAAAAATGCTAGTAttaagctcaagcgacctttatccttattttaaggCAGTTGATTCAACTAGGAACTTGTTTATAATATACGGTACACTTTCTAAtgaatttcatgattttatgttgAAAGGCAGACCTCATGGCACCATTTGCATATCaatgactttatctatgcagcttacaTGGGTttacagataaagtaaatgttacaATTAGATAAAAGCGTAaaacattaattaaaataaataatgtttttcCATAAGAGTCAAAAAAAACACAAGTCACAAATTGGATCACCGGATTCTTACTCTAACAGTTACAAGTAGAAATATCAAATAAGTCCGATTTCCTTTAAATATGATCTTAGATTGTCTCTTATGAACGAAAAAACTATAAAATTATTAGAATAGATCACAATACATCTTAAAAAGGCCACTTAGGATTATGAAAAAATCTTGTGTGAGaagatctcacgggtcgtattttgtgagacgaatattttAATTGGGTTAtccaataaaatatataattttttatgctaaaagtattactttttaatgtgaatatcagtagagttgacccatatcacagataaaaattcgtgagatcatATCATAAAAGACTTACTTTAAGATTAGTTTCATCTTATGATCATGATCCCATTGAAAATCATGAATCTACTAGTTgtttgtattattatttttttccatCATCTCAAATATacttaatttttaagttataacCACTTGATCAACGTAACATCTTTAATTATTTCACGGAGGGTTCCGCGGATATTTTATATTGTatcatacacatatatattcacgaatcaaatattaaatgctagatagatttaaaaaaatagtaATCTAAATTGGTTCATTttggtttttaatttttattaaattatatatgatTAATATTTTCGTTCTTTTTAATATGACGCCAGAGAAATCAAATGTATGATGTAAAACCAGCAATTTCCACGTGTCACGTGAACTTTCTGACAAGAATgactaacaaaaaaaaaaccactTATTTATTCTCACTTTCATTTCTTTTCGCTTGATTCATTGCACATAGTGAGCAGCCTCCCATCAAAGAAAATTCTACTTAGGATATCACTAAAGGGAAAGGATAATGAAACTCTCGAGATGGGGTCTACACTTTTAAAGTCATTTTTTATGcatttcgagtcaagatttgtaatttttaaatatcCAATTCATAAAACCAAATGATTTTTCTTCCCGGTTAAAAAGTTttaatggatgatccaaataagaaattgtctcacaaaatacgatctgtgagccCGGCTCACACTAGTATTTGTTATTTAGgataaccaaaaaaaaaaaaagaaggctATATGATTGGGACGGAGATAATATTTTGCAAAAAACTATAACTTCCATTTAATAGTATTGGATAACCACTATATAATCTCTGAGGATTTCTCAGTTCTTTAAAACTCACAAGACTTGTAACAACCAAAAGTTAAACCAAAAGTTCTCTCTTTGTTCCCTTTTTCTTGTTCAATTAATTTGGTAGTGAGCATGAATAAAAATAGGATTCTTCCTAAATGTGGAAGCAATAGTTTTTATGAAGATGGAAGTGAAGAACTAAGGAGAGGTCCTTGGATTATCGAAGAAGACCATCTTCTCATTCAATACATAGCTTCCCACGGCGAAGGTCGCTGGAATTCCTTAGCCAAATCAGCAGGTATGCGTCGCAACATTACTCCACAACTCCATGTACGTCACATGAGAACTGTCtttcaaaattcgaaaattttcgaaatacattatgatattgaaaatatgaatgtatatctcaaaatatttttactaaaTAGTTTcatcctaaattctaaatttaccCCAACCAAATATTATGCTACGATATAACGATTTTTATTTATGTATAATATTAAGAAAATTGGGGTGGAATAGCATTTGATCCTTTATCTAAAAAATCCcactttttaaattaaaatcttgGTTCCAATGGTCCTTTGTCTTCTTGCTATTGTTCAAGATTttggcaaaaatttatgtgagacggtcttacgggttgtatttatgagacagatctcttatttgggtcatcaatgaaaaatattactttttacgctaagagtattactttttattgtgaatatggatagggttgacccgtctcacatattatgatccgtgagacggtctcacatgagacccactccaaGATTTTAGAGATACTTACATGATCTtggtaaataatttttaaattcagATACTTCTTgttcaaaaattaaaaactcTTGTTTTGCGAAAAACACGTATAGGACAATGTTTAAAAAATGGAAAAATATAAACAGACAGTGCTAAACATAGTGAACTGTTCGAGATCGTATATCAGAATCTTGGCTAAACGGTTTCTCTAggaaaaaatgaaaagaaaaacaaatcatGGCTAAACAGAGGTTATTTCTCTGAATTTCCCGAGTCGTCCAGGACTTAAAAGAACAGGAAAGAGTTGCAGACTGAGATGGTTGAATTATCTAAAACCCGACGTTAAACGAGGAAACCTCACCCCGCATGAACAACTCTTGATTCTCGAACTCCATTCCGAATGGGGAAACAGGTCGAAATTTAACTTCCTTTACTTTCATGCCCGCAATTCGACTTTCGAAATGACATTAAAATTTAGCGATTTCTCGATAGCAGATGGTCCAAGATTGCGCAACAGTTGCCGGGGAGAACAGACAACGAGATCAAGAATTACTGGAGGACCCGGGTGCAGAAACAGGCCCGGCAGCTCAAGATCGATTGGAACAGCAAGAAATTCCTCGAAGCGATTCGCAGGTTTTGGACGCCAAGATTACTGGAAAagatgaaacaaaattcatcAGAAGAAACCCAAAAATCTACGGCTCCACCACTGACTTCCGACCAGCTTAAATCATCGCCAAAACCCAGTGATTATATGATTTCAGATCTTGAAATCTACTTTGGAAACTCAGCAAACGGTAAAATTTCTAGTGAGTATTCGATCGGGGATGTTGACTCTTGTTACCAATACGAGATTCCCTATTACGACATGCCTGAGCTGTCGTACGAGGATATCTTTTCATCGGAGTTCCAAGTGGCGGAGGATGATTGGTTGGGAGATGACCCGGGGAATAGCTTTCGGGGGACTGATGAGCTGTGGCAGTTCAGAAAGCACGGGGTCTAGAAAAACGTTACATTTAGCGCTATCAATTGCTTTTTTATTTGGTAATTAGCGCTTTTAATTTTTTGGCAGGGGATCTTAAAAATAACGTGGAAATTAATTTTTAGCATAATTATGTTAGAATGCTTTAGTTTCTTGTGTCTTTTcactttttgtaaaaaaaaatatttgatgtATGTAAATTAATTTGTTGACTGAGTGGTGGCGATTAGTCACGTCACGTCCAAACTAACCTAActcaaatcaaattaattaatatataatagtaTGATTAGGGAACGTACAATCCAGTGTTGCACAAAAGAACCAAGCTTCTTGATACAAGTCATCAATTCATCAGATATCatgtgttggaaacttaatttcagaagtttgacaaatCGAGCGTAAAAAGATTGAACAAACTGACCAAGAAGACTGAAAATAACTGATCTAAAAGTACGCAAACTATTGGttgcctaactgaagattaGTGCGAAGATAAGGCAACTGGACTAAGCTAAATGACCTATGTAGTCGACTGGATGATCAGTtagaactgatcagttttacTACAATCAGTTGAAAGCTATCAGCAAATTCTATCGGCTGTGTCAAACTAATAAAACAGTTTGACACTTTATCAGTTAAGGAATGTAGCTATCAACCGACACTTGAACAAAAGCAGACTGCAACATGTAGTGGGAAAGCAGCATTGCAGCAATGctgcagtgtacgattgtcagaaggaTATTGACTTGACAAACAATGGATAAAAAGATTCAAACGCACTCATTGTTAGGTTGGAAGCAAATCATATAAATAGACGAGAAGAGCAGCTGAGAACATATAACAAACCGAACTACCAAGTTGTTATTCTGCTGAATTTCTTCACAAGCTTTCTGTTCATATTCAAAAGATTTCAAAAGGTCACACTTAGCATATACATTCATAGCATTCAAAGTTATAAATTGAGCCTTACAAGCACAAACACATATCGTTGTAATATTTGATCTTATAGAGATTAGTTGTGCTAAGTAGTTTCAGATCAATTGCGAATTGATATACTGTATTGAAATTAAGAGTCTCAGTTTGGCAtttgttaagtccaaaactgaagGGGTTCTGTACAAGTCTTttattgatcaaagtcttttaatgaatatcatatcttttagatagaaggggtgacgtaggagtgattcaaatatccgaacatccataaatcatGTGTCTCTTATTTTAGGTTTTATTCTATctgtcagtcagtttatttcggCGGCTTCAttagttaactgattgacattgatATAACAAGATTCTcgaattcagtttatcactaaattgactcattatttgaaaatgtggtaaaattgtcaattttttattcaaccccccttctaaacacactTTCACCTACCAACCGACCCTATCAAGTGGTAGCAGATCTtagttgaatcttgttcctgAATATTCCTACCTACAAAATCTGATTACCATGTCTTCCTTCAACAAAATTCTAATGTTCTCAAGAGAGGAGTTCGATGACTGGAAGattagaatgcaggctcatctagctgcacaagatgatgacatatgGTATGTCATTACTGACAGACCCATGAGAATACTGAAAGCAAATACTGATGTTGCCATAACTGATGGCGCACCACACCGTATAGAGAAGCTAAGAGAAGAATGGACAGCagaggacaaaagaaaagccaacTTGGACAATGTGGCTAAAGATATCTtgtacaaaacgctggataaaatcactttcagcaaaataaagataTGCAAGACTGCTAAAGAAATCTGGGAGAAGTTGACTTAGCTCTGCGAAGACAATGAGCAAACCAAAGAGAATAAATTTTCGGTTGTTGTTCAAAAATTCGATAATATTAAAATGAAGATTGGAGAATATATGCACTTATATGATGAGAGAATCAGCGGCATAATAAACGAattgaatgcacttggaaatgtatattcaaataaagaagtagcgctGAAGGTAGTCAGAGGTTTTTTCAAGGAATGAGATGTTaagacaatggctatgagagaatcaaaGGACCTGAATAAGCTCGAATTACATTATCTATTTGCTGATCTAAAGGCCTATGAATTCGAGTTGCAAATGAGAGAAGGAGAATCTTCCACACCAGAAGCTACAATAGCTCTTAGTGCTATCAAactggaaccaactggttcagttgagaaaactgctgatcagttaagtaATGACATAATGTCATTATTTGTCAAAAAATTAGGAAGATTCGTGAGAAGAAATCAAGGCTCTTTTCAAAGATAATATCAGAGGAATAACACCAAAGAAGAACCgaatgcttgctacaactgtggcaaaactGGACACTTAGTTGATGATTAtcctaagccaaagaaggataGTCGAGTGTCAGCTGAAAAGGGAAAGAAATCACATGAGCACTGGAGAAGAATCAAAGATGATAAGAAATCATTCAGAAAGAAATATGAAGTTCTTCTAGCTGAGGAAAGTAAATCCAAATGGGTGGAATCTGACAGCGATGAATCAGAACCTGAGAGCTTGAGTAGCTCCAGCGATGATGAGGAAGTCGAGTGTCTAATGACTGATGACACAGAACTAGAATCAACCAGTGAACAAGTATTCGATTTTAATTCAACTGACTTTACACGTGATGAACTTATTTCCACATTATATGACATGGTTAACGAGTATCACAAGATTGCCCTCACAGTTGAGAAGGACAAAGCAAAGGAAACTGATCCAAATGACGATCAAACTGAAACTcataaatcagttgaactgttgagtCTTAAACGGGATTTTGTTGAGCTTAATGCTGAAAGAAGCAAGAATCAATCTATGATTCAGCAGTTAACGCATgagaattcaaagcaaactgagcttattcaggcatGAAATAAATCATCAGTTGCACTAGTTGAAATGCAAGATATGAAAAAGTCAGCTAACGATAAAACTAGTTTAAGCTTTAGCAATCATGATGAAACTTCTACCGGTgatactcagccaaaactgaacattgacaaaaataaatatattcactttgtcaaatcagttgtggtacaagaacaacctTAGTCGAGTACACCAGTTGAACAACCTATTGAAATAAGAACGAGGCTAAAAGGTAtggaattggttatagcccTAAAACATCAACTGATTCGCGTAGCTGGCCACCTAAAATGTTCAACAATAAACACTTGATTTCTCCAAATGGCTATTCCAATTATCATAACTGTAAACATGTTTAGAAAAGATAtcagctgaacaatcagttgaacaaggctAAAGCACATATTGCTTCATATGCACATAGTACACCAAGCACAAACAAGCTgggaaaaaccatttggaacacAACAACTAGAGACCGGTTATACTCAGCACAATTGGCTATATACTCAACTGATAATCAGTTGAATATGTCATCAGTTGAAACATATCCTCAGTTGAACATGTCATCAGCTGAAACATATCCAACAACCGAAAATTTGTACATAGCAGACTGTAACTTATAGTGGGAGAGCCATAGCAAACTGTAACCTATAGTGGGAGAGCCACATATCAGAATGATACAATGTActattgtcagaagaatgttaACACAATCACAAAGAACAATTCAACGGATATAAATCATTCAAATGTATTCAATATTAGCAAAGCATATAAATATCCGAGGAGTTCAGTTGAGAAAATGAGTTTAAGCACATTCATTCCGAGAGAATTTTTGAGTTAAAGCTTTCAAAGATCGGTTACGAAAAAGCTCACAATTATCAGATACATTCCTAGCTTTCAGGCTATTTTTCGAGCAAAAAGCACTAGCACATCTCTTTATTGTATTCAATCTTTCAAGATCAATTGTGCTAAGAAAAGAATGTCAGTAGTTTACTGATAAATTTGTAaagatactaagagtttcagtttggcagtatTTAagaccaaactgaagtgggttattACATTTTAGTAACTGATTGACATCGACAACAAGATTTTGACTTCAGTTTATCAATAAACTAATTCACCCCATCGAAAAAGATTTGAAAAACTTAAACCTCCCTTCCTAAACACTTTCACTCGTATATTTGATCCTAACAAGCGTTTTATgtacaaaggtataattctaaacGCCCTATGAATGATTTTAAACATACGACGCCCAATGGCCGTTTCGACATGTAAAAGTTTTTGAACTTCCGCTACGTCTTGGATACGAGAATTCGATGCACCAATAGGCACATCAAATATGGGTTCATTTTCCACCTTAGCGAGTTCCTCTGTTTTTGCAGCAACTCTCTCCCTTAACCTTCTTCTTGTTTGTGTCTGGATGAGTGGTCTATGGAATTTTTTGTGTTGGGCTACTCTCCAATCTTCGCTAAACTCGTTTCTAGTAATAAGGACAGACATGGTCCTTGCTCCTCGATCCTCAACAAACCTTTTGGTCGGATTTTTGTTCACACGATGATACCTATCATGGTCAACTGACTTCTTCCTGACTTCCACTTTTTGTGACTCAATTTCGGACAAGTTTCTATTATCCAATTACCTTTGGACTATGGTTTGATGATATCCCATTGAATCATTGATCCATGTGCACTAGTCTCTTAAGAAAATGGTGATTCCTCAGCGTGAAGACCATAGAGCCAACATTTCTGGGGAATCTTTGATGAACTGATCTTGAATGATTATCATTATATCTTCTAGTAGCTTCGAAActagtctttttttttttgtcactgCATGATTTCTTCTCTTTTATCATCCAATAGATTCCTCAAATCTGCAATATTCACGTTTATAGAAATTGTAGGAGGAAATATATCAATATCCACTGCCATGAAATCTTGTTTCTGAGGGAACTTCAACTCTCTTATTGATTCCTTCTTGCAAAATGTTTTTAAATGCCCATCACAACTTAGTGGAATGATTAAATGCATGATGGTACTTTCGGTAGTTTATGTCTTTCAATTATTCCTTTGTTTCTTGTGTCCCTTGAGCTTTTGCAGCATCTTTAATGCCTTGAAATCCACTATTAGTCACATCCTTGTATGATACAACCTAATATGAATGATTAGTCGCCAGATGCACATAATTCACTGGTGAATTATCATTATCATTGTTGTTTCCTTGCACATTTGATTGACTTTTCCCTTATTTATGGTGGTGTATACTTTTTCTCACGACCAAGGAGTACTAAGACTGGACGGTGAATGTCACCTGCCTTGGAACTCCTTGAACCTTCTTCTACCTTCTTGGGTTGATTTACTCCCTAGATTCAACTATGTCATTGGTCTTCTCATAAGCATTGATAGAAACATTTTTTCTTTTCAGTAAAGctttcatgtgagcacaaataACATGAGATAAGGCCTTAAATGTATCCATTAATTGTTGTCTTGCCCTCAAATCCTCGTTCATGTTTCTTGTTGAACCTCTCTACTCTTCTCTGAATTTCCTCGTCTTTGGCGACATATTTATGGTCCCATCAGGCGTGTCAATTTTATTTGTACGATTTTTTGTAGTTGGTGAGCGTGACAGGTGCAAAATACATCAATTTGtgtgataataataaaaatatgatttatatgaattCAAAAGAAATGGATATTAAATTTGATCATCATGTCTAATCTCTTAAACTAATATACACCAAAATAAACGAAATTGTTGAAAACGACATTGGaaattgaagaaaacaaattcCAAACTTGATTCTTTTTTTCGTAAATCACTTGGAATTCgcaaaatatgaaaattataataaaacttGCTAAAATCTGAAATgtgaaaaacgtaaaatgctTGGAAATCTAATAGAAATAATAAAAGCTATGAAACTTTGTAGATTTGCTAATGGAATATTGTTGAGTGATGAGTTGAGTTGTTATTGTGAGTTCTTTTCTGTcgactgatttcttttcttcTACTATGTATGAGGCAGTTCTTCTCGGTTCGGTCGACCCTACCTCTGCGGGCACTGCCTGCAGGGGTCGATCCAACGGCTCGGATTTTTCcgaatcaaattttttttttaacatagaggtgggcccggatcactcatgtGGACTGATCCGGGCCATTCATTGTCCGTGCAGACACTGCCTGCACGGGCATGGTGAAACAAACCGTTCTTCCCGGTCCCCGTCCTCTCCCATGATTTCCAATGTTTAACATCGTTGCACGGTGAGCTTCATGGTCAGTTGTGTGAATCCAGAGAatttatcaaatattttctACTAATTAACCGCTCAAAATCTTTTAGCCTAAtgaactaaaaatattttcgaaCTTGTTAAACTTTCATCCGCACTTTCTTGATCTTGAATTCAACAAATATTAtatgtaattttattttttatgtgcAAACATTaacatcaatctcaatatcatcGTACAACCACATTCCATAAAGTAAATCAATTTCCTTTCGCCTCATTTACACTTATTTGTTCGTCTTTTCacaaattaaaaaattcaaatataaagtaaaagttacaaacttcatattttatctttattttattaaaaaattagttacatgtttttcaatatttagttaataaaaaatactaataaaaaacaaaaaaatgcgAAATATTAGACTATATATTTAAAACGAtcgaaaaaataaaacaaatcataCGTAATTGAGACAGAGTGAGTTTTAGTTTGTCAACATAAAATCtcgataattaaatattgaataaAAAGAAATTGTTAATAAACACACAATCAGCAATCAACTACTAAATTGAAACTTGCTACAACACCAAATACTTGGAATATTATTTGGTTTCATTCTCGGGAATGGAACGAAATGTCGAAGGATGACATGCAAAAAGAAACGAATTTTATTTCCAAGAAAATACACCACCAAAAGCAACAAAAAACTTTCTTGGTTTTTGAACATGAATTCAAAACATAACCAACCAggttaaatttaaaatatatacataccacgaactgaaacatgccaaaaaaatcattttttccaGACGAGGCCCCAAGTTAGTGAATGATAATAACTTGAATTTACTTTAACAGCAGCTTTGAAATAAACTAGCAATGAACACTAACCATAACTTGTACCAGACCAATCTGAACTCTGTTTTAATATCAAATTACAGGAAAATGTTGCGTCCCCCagcttttcttttttaaatggGGGGAGGGTGGGAATCCGTGTAGTTCGGATTTGTACAGAATAACTAGCCTATGCTGCTTACTTACATATAATTTGGCAATCCCCACTTCATTTGCCCATCTTTCCATAACTATCTCGCAAAGTAACGACCCGATTAAATACTAGCTTTTCAGGCGAAGAATCCTTATCAACGGCGAAATAGCCTGGAAAAGATAGAAAATATGTAAAAAATCAGTTTTCACAGTTCATGGACTCATAAGAATTTTGATCTACGGTTGCAGTAtgcagaaagatcagaaattcaTCAGTTAAAAATTTATGATACAAAATTGTGTTTTCATTTTCATATGGGTACACAATGCCAGACAtgcatttaaattatttttgaatgtGCCAGAAACATTTGTCTTAATCTGAAACACAATAAAATTTTTGGAACACGTCTCATTTAAACTACTCATCCTATATCTTAGTTTTTTTGTGGAGTTTGGTTTGATTGGGAGTTCATATGAAAAAAATGTAAAGAAAAGGGTGTACCAAAACAGGGAGCCTCATCTGCTAAGAAAGAATTGTGAAGAAAAGAGTCGTAGAGGACCACAGTCCCTCCACAGAGTTATGTCCACCGAGTAATTGGAGGATTATAGTCTTTTAATAATACCAATTAAGGACCTCAAAACCAAATACAATTATCGAAAAACAGGCGCAAAAAAACTTGAAAATGACATTTAGTGGAAAATTGATGACGAAAAGCGGAAACCTGCAAAGTTTAGAAGTTTACCTAGTCTTTCAAATTGAAATCTGTCACCAATTGCAGCATCTTTCAGTGTAGGAACGGCATATGCATCTGATATGACAACTTTTGATTGAGGGTTCAAATCACCAAGCCATTTTTCGAGCTCAGCAGGATTCTGTTTGCAACAACACGCATCAttgaaatttttatgttaaCATGTTCAAAGAACAAAGCAAGATGCAAAACATCAAAAAGGAAAAAGAGCAGTGTGTAATTGCAAAGAGTTGCAACCTCGGAACTGAAGAGTTTGTCGAACAGTCTTACTTCAACCTTGAGTGGATCAACGCCTGGAGAAGATTCTGAAACCCAGTGCAAAACCCCCTAAAGAACAGAATATCAAAGTAGCATTGGGGAAAAGTGAAATCTCAGAAATTCCTGCATGTTTATCACCAAATAATTTCAACCAGAATACCTTTGGTTTGGATTTCTTAGCGAGGTCA
Encoded here:
- the LOC140836136 gene encoding transcription factor MYB62-like translates to MNKNRILPKCGSNSFYEDGSEELRRGPWIIEEDHLLIQYIASHGEGRWNSLAKSAGLKRTGKSCRLRWLNYLKPDVKRGNLTPHEQLLILELHSEWGNRWSKIAQQLPGRTDNEIKNYWRTRVQKQARQLKIDWNSKKFLEAIRRFWTPRLLEKMKQNSSEETQKSTAPPLTSDQLKSSPKPSDYMISDLEIYFGNSANGKISSEYSIGDVDSCYQYEIPYYDMPELSYEDIFSSEFQVAEDDWLGDDPGNSFRGTDELWQFRKHGV